AGCACTTTTCCAAAGAAATCTGACGTATTCCCAAGTAATTGCGGCTCTGATCCAAATGACCATTGCTCAACCAACCCACAAAATCAGTTAATAGTTTCAAAACGTGCAAATGTGATTCCTCTATTGACTCGccatattgaaaaaacaaatgggTGAATTGACAGTGACGAATAATAACACCGGCTATTTCACGGGTAGTAGAGTCAATATTGGGTCCCACTACTACCTCATCAACTAAAGTGATTCGTTTTTCCATCAAATGATCAGTATACAATACTGGTGAAGAATATGTTTCTGGATCAAACTTTATGAGATCCAATATagaaatatcaataatcaaatcagttaaatttttgaatactTTTAGCAATTTTCCACCAATACGGCCCTGATACAACTCCCATCCACTTTGATCAACAGTTGATTCATTGTTCCTTCGTATATATCTAATTGTAAGTTTGGCAAAATTTGAGGCATTTTTAGAAATAGtttccaataattttattgtatCCAAATATGCGATTGTGAATGGATTATTTAACAATAGGACCAATTCAGTTAATTGTGAGAAAGTCCtaaattgttgaatgaGTGGTCGAATACCTACTAGAGACGGAAGATTCCCATAATCCAAAAATAAGTCCAATCGATTTAGTTTAGGAACAATTCTCAAGAATTGTGGAGAATAGATTAAAGTTTGGGCATTGATTGCTAAGTAACGAAGATTGGCAAGTTCAAAATTACTCATAAAAACCGCACCTTCTCCAATATCTAACACTTTCAAAGCCGTTAGATTGGAAAAAAGTCTTATGCCTTCACCATTTAAGAAAGAATTGTCACATTCCAAATAGTTCACAAATCTTGTCatcattaaatattttcCGTATCTAGATTTAAACATTTTATCATCGAATGTATTCGTCTGAAAACTTGTCCAAGTTGTAGCTGCTCTTTCACATTGCTCAATATTATTCACAATCAACTCTTTCATAAAATGTTGTTGGATTGTTTTGGTATCGCTGAACAATTGTTGTGATTTGGGAGATTCCAACACGGCATCAACTTGATTTGTTCGGACTAAACTCAATGATTGGAATAATATTGGAGCTAACCTTTTCCGGAAATATGTACATGTTGAAGATAATGCTAAAATATCATGATAAAGAGAACCTATTCTAATATGGTTCAAAATATAGGTGTATTTAGGGAAAccaattaatgatttgcTATTATTGGACCGTGGTGTCACCTGATCAGTGcataaataatcaatgattttgtttaatatcTCGTCAGGGAGTTCTGTCAAACTCAGAATACGTGGTAGTGATGATTCATTGACTGGTAAAGTTTCCTCATtcataatttataaatcaaCATGAATTGACTAGGAATCAAGGGGGGAAGAAGAATACATGTATATGTTTGATTTGCGAAAATTCTGTGTTTGATTGCGGTACCgaacttcttggtgtggTTCCTGGCCATAGCGAAAACCtagagagaaagaaaaagcgAAAAACTAATTACCCAAATAACATTTAATATACATATACAAATAGAAATATAACAACAATGTTCCCcttgattataaattaattaaaattaaatagttttcattttttttattttccaatttacATTTAGATACATAAAATCTacttaataaattgaaaataaaaaccgaaattcattaaaaaaAGGGGAAATATTGTACAAAAGAATAAAGCATGTTAACCACCTTAAACTTTGAAACCTCTAGATCTTCTTCTACCTCTAGCTCTTTCGAATTTTCTACCTTTGGATAAGATTCTTGGAGCTTTACCTTTGTGTGGACCGAAACCAAAGTGTCTAACGGCTTCTCTGGAGTTTCTTGGACCTCTGACAATCAAAGTGTTTTGACCTTTTGGAGCTCTTAGAGCTAATTGATCCAAAGTAATGGCTTCACCACCATTCTTCAAGATTCTGTCTTTAGCACCGGCAGTGAATCTCAAAGCAGCAATAGTGGCCTTTGGGAATTCCAATAATCTGTTGTCATCGGTAACGGTACCAACAACGACAATGGTCTTTTCAGCAGCAcctttttgtttcaaagcTCTAGAAATTCTAGAAACGGAAACTGGTGGTCTGTTGATTTTAGACAAGAACAAAGATTTCAAGATGACTTTGTTGAATGGAGCATCAGTACGACCTAAAATAAAAGACATTGTTAGTACGGTATTCCATATCACTTCTGCTCAGAAGACGCACAATATTCACTTGAAAAGTGATAAAGTACTCGCAGAATGGTTTCAGACTATCAATATATGATAGCAGAATTGGTAAGTGATGATTTCACTCAcactttttcttcctcAAAATGTACATCCAAGGCATACTTGTTACACTGTATAGATGCTGCTCGAGTCTCTATGTTTTCGCGATAGTCTCTCTACTATCTTAATAGTAGACCTTAAACCGAGTATACACAATGTCTTCTGCCCAAGGACTTATACAATTTGCTAAAACCAGTCACTCATTGCATAAAGCATTGagttttctttctcttttcttttcaatatGGAATGCATCCCTTAGTATCAAGGGAATATATTACAATAAATATCATTTGTCTTCTTGTAGTTGGAATTTCTGGTGTTGAGTTACATACGAGCCAAGAAGGAGTACAATTTGACTAACAATTGCAAGTAGACGTTGTCTGATTTTGGAGCGGTTCTGTGACCGGATCTAACGTGTTGTTTACTGGTGTGATCTCTACCCattgttgttcttgataatgatgatagtAAGAAAAGGTGTAtggaaattgaagaaatgctagtgaaaattttttgttttctaaGGGAACAGTGCCCGATGCGTGTAGTATGAacagtgaaaaaaaaaaaaaacagctATAACTactggaaaaaaaaaatcaagcTCAATTCGCACAATATCGTTTTAGGGCTATAGCCCTATTTGACTGAGCCGCAGATATTACCAAACAAGTAATGTATTTGAGATACGTTATTAGACTCAGAAGTCCCGCACAGTACAAAGTAGAACAAAACGAATCTAAGCACCGTATTTGCCATTCtccaaacaacaacatcctCACGATAAAGATCAATGGCTCAACTAACTCCTATACGAGGGTTTACCAACACTCCTGTAACACGATCGATATGTATGATATCGACTGTTGTGCCGATAATGCTATCGGTGTTGGCTATAAAATATGTTGTCAAGTTTGCTATCGATCCTTACATCATTCAATACAACCAATTCTGGAGAGTGGTGACTTACCAATTATCAGTAGTCAATGAATCAGACTACTTGATTACAGTATTATTATGGTTTCAGTTCAAAGTTTTAGAGAGATTCTACGGATCACGGAAGTATTTAAGTATTATAACATTGTTCACTGTTTATAATGCGGTTGCATGCCTATTTATCATGAGTTTAGGGCAATTATTGCTTTATTACATATTATTTGTTATCAAGGTTTTCATTATGGGGTATGATCAAGGTAGCATTCATTATAATGTAACTTTTTTAAATGAGATAATACCAGGACCATTGGGTATACTTTCGTCTTTGTATGTGTGTTACGGAGCAAACATCCCGGTATCATACTATTTCAAGATATTATTGAAGGATCCAAGAAATGCAGATCAACCTGAGACAAGCTCTCCAAGTAAGGAATTAAATTTGACCAATCTTTTTCCTATACACATATTATACACTATTTTGATACTAAACAACGGGTTGCGTTCAATAATTCCATGTCTAGTTGGTTTATTGATTGGAAAGTTGTATGTTTACGAATTGCTCCCTGGTGGATCATCGTGGTTGTTATCAAATACAGTATTCCGGTTGTTTATAAACCCAGTTAAAAGAGCAGGCGTATGGCTAGAGGCTGTAAGGAGAAGACTTTCTATCAGATACGAAAGATTGAGCAGTGGCGACTCGCAAGAAGCacttgaagaagaagaacttAATGAAAACAACGACGAGcctgatgataatgatgaaattttggaTGAGACAAGACAACAAGAGAACCAAATCAGAGCAGAAACTCCGGTTCGACCTTTGGGTAGTCAATTTCTCGACACCTTCAGAACGTAATGCATTTTATGTACACATTAGTATTGTTATTCCTAAGTAACCAATACACAAATAAAGATATAAATTACTCTATCTAACCTAATTTGCTTTAgctttttttcttctttctaCGTCCCAATTATACAATCTAGCAGTATTGACTTCCATTGTAGTTATATTCTCTTTCAAAAACTCTAAATCTTCTTTGAcaatttgtaattgttcttggttctttttcaatctcTCATTAAGTAATTCGGTGGCATCTTCTAAATTGTACTCAAGCATAACCTCGGCACCAAGCCATAAATACACTGAATTTAGATTCTGAACATCAACTGTAGCTTTACTGTATAATGTATCATTAAGCTCGTAGTTTGTGACCATCTTATCATCACCTTCCTCTTTTCTTTGCTTTATATGTTTGATCACATCTAAG
The sequence above is a segment of the Candida albicans SC5314 chromosome 3, complete sequence genome. Coding sequences within it:
- a CDS encoding tubulin-binding prefolding complex subunit (Ortholog(s) have tubulin binding activity, role in response to cold, tubulin complex assembly and cytosol, nucleus, polysome, prefoldin complex localization); amino-acid sequence: MADFLAPKKTNPRGIPEAPFIEKVETVIKNPETEFDNTMSMFQQRLQQYKYMEASKKQQLADLQTKIPDIEKNLDVIKHIKQRKEEGDDKMVTNYELNDTLYSKATVDVQNLNSVYLWLGAEVMLEYNLEDATELLNERLKKNQEQLQIVKEDLEFLKENITTMEVNTARLYNWDVERRKKAKAN
- a CDS encoding uncharacterized protein (Protein of unknown function; Hap43-repressed gene), producing the protein MNEETLPVNESSLPRISSLTELPDEILNKIIDYLCTDQVTPRSNNSKSLIGFPKYTYILNHIRIGSLYHDILALSSTCTYFRKRLAPILFQSLSLVRTNQVDAVLESPKSQQLFSDTKTIQQHFMKELIVNNIEQCERAATTWTSFQTNTFDDKMFKSRYGKYLMMTRFVNYLECDNSFLNGEGIRLFSNLTALKVLDIGEGAVFMSNFELANLRYLAINAQTLIYSPQFLRIVPKLNRLDLFLDYGNLPSLVGIRPLIQQFRTFSQLTELVLLLNNPFTIAYLDTIKLLETISKNASNFAKLTIRYIRRNNESTVDQSGWELYQGRIGGKLLKVFKNLTDLIIDISILDLIKFDPETYSSPVLYTDHLMEKRITLVDEVVVGPNIDSTTREIAGVIIRHCQFTHLFFQYGESIEESHLHVLKLLTDFVGWLSNGHLDQSRNYLGIRQISLEKCWSMTDDSLLRDMIGSSIKSKSESDLSALQKVYPWTTTINNSPRYKDIDSYNINYVEEAGLSITDSRGYFIGVSDQDADRPQFTIVDKKSGIQTINMEFWSGESSLLDFEQYSIRQRRSLLWG
- a CDS encoding uncharacterized protein (Putative protein of unknown function; homozygous transposon insertion causes decreased colony wrinkling under filamentous growth-inducing conditions, but does not block true hyphal formation in liquid media); this translates as MAQLTPIRGFTNTPVTRSICMISTVVPIMLSVLAIKYVVKFAIDPYIIQYNQFWRVVTYQLSVVNESDYLITVLLWFQFKVLERFYGSRKYLSIITLFTVYNAVACLFIMSLGQLLLYYILFVIKVFIMGYDQGSIHYNVTFLNEIIPGPLGILSSLYVCYGANIPVSYYFKILLKDPRNADQPETSSPSKELNLTNLFPIHILYTILILNNGLRSIIPCLVGLLIGKLYVYELLPGGSSWLLSNTVFRLFINPVKRAGVWLEAVRRRLSIRYERLSSGDSQEALEEEELNENNDEPDDNDEILDETRQQENQIRAETPVRPLGSQFLDTFRT
- the RPL18 gene encoding 60S ribosomal protein eL18 (Predicted ribosomal protein; Plc1p-regulated, Tbf1-activated; repressed upon phagocytosis by murine macrophage; Hap43p-induced; Spider biofilm repressed), with the translated sequence MGRDHTSKQHVRSGHRTAPKSDNVYLQLLVKLYSFLARRTDAPFNKVILKSLFLSKINRPPVSVSRISRALKQKGAAEKTIVVVGTVTDDNRLLEFPKATIAALRFTAGAKDRILKNGGEAITLDQLALRAPKGQNTLIVRGPRNSREAVRHFGFGPHKGKAPRILSKGRKFERARGRRRSRGFKV